The following DNA comes from Marichromatium purpuratum 984.
GGCGATCGCCGCGGTCACGCTGGCGCACAGCTCGGCGGTCAGGTCCTGGCTCATCCGGTGGCCTCGCGCATCCCTGGTCGTCGTCGCAACGACCGACGATGGGATCGGGCGCGTTGACCGCACCCGATCGACGATGCCCCCTTAGATCAGGCCGGATTCACCGATCGCAATGCCACGCGGATGATCTCCTCGGAGGTCTTGGCGCCGTCGTCGGCGGCGCGCGCCATGCGCGTCGCATCGGCCGGACGGAAGCCGAGCGCGACCAGGGCGCTGACCGCGTCGGCGAGCGCCTGGTCGGTACCGGGAGCGCTCTCGCCCGCAGCCCCGGCGAGGGCCGGGGTGAGGGTCGCCTCGAGCCGGTCGCGCATCTCCACCACCAGGCGCTGGGCGGTCTTCTTGCCGATCCCGGGGAGTTTGGTGAGGGCGGCGACGTCCTCGTACTCGACACACTGGGCGAAGCGCGCCGCGTCCATCCCCGAGAGGATCGCCAGCGCCATCCGCGCACCCACCCCGCTGACCTTGAGCAGGTTGCGAAACAGCGCCCGGTCCGACTCACGGACGAAGCCGTAGAGCACCTGGGCGTCCTCGCGCACCGCCAGGTGGGTGATCAGGGTGACCGTCTCGCCCACCGTCGGCAGCTCGTAGAAGGTCGACATCGGCGCCTCGAGTTCATAGCCGACGCCACCGACGTCGAGCATCAGCCGGGGCGGCTGCTTGTGGACCAGCTGTCCACGCAAACGTCCGATCATGGGTTCAGGGTCTCCAGTCGCGCCAGGAGGCGGCCATGCGCTTGCGCCCGGGGATGCCCATCGAGTGGGCGTGACAGAGCGCGATGGCGAGCGCATCGGCCTCGTCCTCGCCGGGCGGGGTGTCCATGCTCAGCAGGATCTGCACCATGTGCTGAACCTGCGACTTCTGCGCCCCGCCGGTACCGACCACCGCCAGCTTGACCGACTTGGGGCTGTATTCGTGCACCGACAGCTCGCCGCGCAGCGCCGCGCACAGCGCCGCGCCGCGCGCCTGACCGAGCTTGAGCGCGGCGCTGGGATCGCGGGCGAAGATCAGCTGCTCGACGGCCAACTCGTGCGGACGATGATCGAGCACCAGCTGCTCGATCTCGTCGAAGATCAGTCGCAACCGGTCCGGCCAGGGGGCCTTGTCGACACGGATGCAACCGCTGGCCACGCGGCGGCTGTGGTGACCGTCGGTGTCGATGATGCCGTAGCCGGTGAAGCGCGAGCCCGGATCGATGCCGAGGATACGGTGCGCCAGACGCGGCGGGGCCGAGCGGGGGGCACGGGCCATGGCGTCAGCGCTCCCGGAGGCGCACCGGCTCAGGCATCGAGCGCCGCCATGATCTCGTCGGAGATCTCGGCGTTGTGATAGACCTCCTGGACGTCGTCGAGGTCCTCGAGCGTGTCGATCATCTTCAGCAGCTTCTCGGCGGTGTCGCGATCGAGTTCGGCCGAGGTCGAAGCGTTGAAGGTAACCTCGGCGACCTCGGTATCGAAGCCGGCGGCGATCAGTGCGTCCTTGACCTCGGAGAAGGCCTCAGGGGCGGTGATCACGTCGAGCGAGGCATCGTCGTTGGTGACCACGTCATCGGCCCCGGCCTCGATCGCCGCCTCCATCACCGCGTCCTCGTCGCTCCCCGGCTGGAAGCTGATGATCCCCTGCTTGGTAAACAGATAGGCCACCGAGCCGTCGGTGCCGAGGTTGCCGCCGTGCTTGGTGAAGGCGTGACGGACCTCGGAAGCGGTGCGGTTGCGGTTGTCGGACATGCAGTCGACCATCACCGCGACGCCACCCGGACCATAACCTTCGTAGCGGATCTCCTCGTAGTTGTCGCCCTCGGTGCCGCCGGCACCACGCTTGATCGCGCGCTCGACGGTATCGCGCGGCATGTTGGCGCCGAAGGCCTTGTCCATCGCCAAACGCAGGCGCGGATTGGCCGCCGGATCGCCGCCACCGGCGCGCGCCGCGACCGTGACCTCGCGGATCAGCTTGGTCCAGATCTTACCGCGACGCTTGTCCTGCGCGGCCTTGCGGTGCTTGATATTGGCCCATTTGCTGTGACCTGCCATCGATTGGGTTGCTCCTGAAGCTGAATACTGGGCCGATATTCTAACATTCGGCGCCGATCGGACGTTAAGCGCACCTCTGCGACGGACCATTCGAGTGCCACGCGAGGGGCGGAACTCAGCCCGCGAGACAAGCACGAATCGTGCGCTCTAAATCACTCCAGACTTAGGCTATACTCAGACGCGCAAACAGCTGGCTTCAGCCCGCCCGGCAGGGATCAGACACCCTCGCTCGCGGTATGACTCGCGACCTTGCGGGGTCGAGGCAATGCTTCGTTGCTTGCCGACAGAGAGCGAGGGCAATCAGACCCTTGCCACAGGATGATGTGATGCACACGCGCCGGAATCAGACTGACGATCCGTCGTCGCCCCTCCAGCCGGGCACTCCCAAGCCAAGGTATCCACGCCACATCCCTGTCTCCCGCCAGATGCGCGACACAGCGCCAGGAAGACCTCGCTCGTCACCGCAGCGAGTACACGTTACTTGTTACCGGACGGCTGACGCACCGCCCGGATGAGGCCGGTCCGAGTCTCCCGGCCATCCCCACAATGACAACGACAGTGAGAACGAAGATGTCGGGTTCCAGATCCTCTATGCGCGGCTTCACCCTGGTGGAGATGTCGCTGGTGCTGGTGGTGATCGGGCTGATCCTCGGCGCCGTATCCATCGGGCGCGACATGCAGCGCAGCGCCGAGTACGTGAAGATCAAGCAGAAGTTCGTCGACCAGTGGGTCTCGGCCTACAACAACCACTACTCGCGCACCGGAGTGGTGGTCGGCGACGACCAGACCGCGCCGCGCTACATGGTCAATGGCACCAACTACAACAGCGGCGCGACCTCGGGCTCGACCATCTCGGGCGGCGACATGTCGGGCGTCACCGCCCCCGGCGCGATCTGCGAGGGTGCGCGCCCGACCACCCAGGCCGCGGCCGGCGCCGGGCAGGCGGCCGACAGCAACGTCTCGCTGCATCAGCAGATGCTGCGCCACGGCATCCAGCTGCCGCCGGGACGTGCCGAGGGCTTCGAGGATCGCTACGTCTATCTCGACACCAACGGCAACCCGCAGGAGATCCAGATCTGCTTCCAGTGGAACCCACCCGGCGCAGCCAGCGGCGAGCCCTCGGGCAACGTCATGGTGATCACCGGGCTGACCCCGGACCTGGCGCGCGCGCTCGACCAGATGATCGACGGCAAGGCCGACGCCCGCGAGGGGGTGTTCCGCCAGGAGAACATCGGCGCACGCACTGGCAGCTCCCGGGTGCCGCAGAGCGAGTGGCAGGGCAACAACACCTTCGAGATCGCCGCGGCGAACCCCGACGAGGCCAGCGAGGGCGACCGCGAGGACGAGGACCAGGTGATGACCCTGGTCGCCCACTACAAGATGAACCAGTGACGCGCCCCGGCGTACCTCGGTGGAGTAACGCAATGCAGCAGCGCACCCCCGCCGCCCGGCGCGCACAGGGCGGCTTCACCCTGGTCGAGCTGACCGTGGTGCTGGTGGTCATCGGCATGATCCTCGGCGGCATCGCCATCTCCAAGGACATCGTCCGCGAGGCCCAGTCGAAGCGCATCTTCCAGTTCGTCACCGGCTGGAAGCGCGCCTACGACATCCACTTCCAGCGCACCGGCGTGGTGATCGGCGACAGCCAGATCGCCCCGACCTACATGGTCAGCGGCGCCGACGCCAGGCTCAACAACCGCTACGGCCAGGTCGCCGGCATCCCCGCCAACTACAGCCGCACCGGCCAGCGGCTGTGTCATGGGCAGGGCTACCCGGCCAACTCGGTCGGGCTCGGCGACCCCGCAGCGCTCTCCGAGCAGAACCTCCACCACCTGATGGAACGCGTCGGCATCGCCATGCCGGCCGGACGCGCCGAGGGGCAGGAGGACCGTTATCTCTACACCGACAGCAACGGCAACCCGGTGGAGGTGCAGATCTGCTTCCAGTGGAACCCCGACGGCACCGCCAGCGGCTCGGGCAACGTGATGGTGCTGCGCGGGCTCACCCCGGATCTGGCGCGCAGCCTCGACCAGATGATCGACGGTGCGCCGGACGCGCGCGAGGGCCGCTTCCGCGAGCAGACCACCCTGAGCAACCATACCCAGACCAACGTCCGTGAGCCCGGCTACGAATGGGGCGGCAACAACACCTTCCGTCGTGACAGCGGCCTCGCCGCCACCGCCGAGGACATCGGCGAGAACCGCGACGAGGACGCAGTGATGCTGCTGACCGCACACTGGCGGATGGACCAATGACCCGGATCTCGATCAGCGGCACCACCCAGACCGCGCTCACCCTCGGCGCGGCCCTGCTGCTGGCCGCCGGCTCCTGGTACGCGAGCAGCGCCCAACAGCGCTTGCAACAGGCCAGATACGACGACCAGAGCGCACGCCAGACGCTCTCCAGCGCCGCCGGTGGGCTGGCCACGCTGGAGCGCTGGGAGCAGGCGGCGGCCGACTTCGAGCGCTGGCGACCGGTGATCGAGGCGCAGTCACTGCGCCGTTCCGACTGGAGCGAGCGCCTGCTGCGGGTGGAGAACCGGATGCTCTCGCGCCAGCAGGTCGACGCCTATCTGCTGAGCACCGCGCCCGACGCCGACGGCTTCTTCATCACCGACGCGCTGAGCATCCGCGCCAATGGTGGCGAGCCGGGGTTGTTCACCCGCGATCAGGACGACGACGGTCCTCAGGCGCTGCAGTTCACCCTGCTCGGCACCTACTACTCCCGCTAACCCCGACCAGGAGTCCACCGTCATCAACTGGACCAAGGCAATCGATCTCGGTGGCCGCGCGCTGCGCATCGCCGAAGGGCGGGCGCAGCCGCTCGACCTCGACGCCCCGCCGACCACGCCGCTGTGGCTGCTCACCGACTACCAGGGCGCCGCCTTCGGGGTGATGTTGGTCAACAGCCGGGTCGCCGACATCGCCCCGATCATCGAAAAGCGCCTGCGCGATCAAGGCGAGATCGATGCCTATTCGCGGGTGATCGTCCATCAGCGAACCCGGCTGCGCGATGCCTACCGGGTGTTCTACACCGTGGTGCCACTCGACGTCTGGACCCGCTACCAGAAGCGCGTCAAGACCGGCGACCAGCATCAGGTGCTGATCCCCCTGGGCGCGGCGATGCTCGCCTGGACGCTGAGACGCGGGCGCGCCAGCCACCTGCTGGTGCTGCTCCAGCCCGACGACATCAGCTTCATGGTGGTGATCGACAAACAAGTGATGCTCGCCGAGCGCATGCCGGTGCTCGCCGGATCCGACCCGAACCTGGTCGCCGAGCGGCTTTACCGCCAGCTCAACGACCAGGGCTTCGGGCGCACCTATCCGCTGCCCCCCCACGCCACCCTGATCGGTCACGGCGAGTTCACCGAGGAGACCGGGGCGCGGCTGCTCGGCGCGCTGCAGCGACGCTTCCCGGGGATGGACTGGGGTCGTCTGGGCGCGACCTGTACCATCGATCACGACCCCGACTTCCAGAGCGCGCTGCCGGCGCTGATCGAGACCAGCAGCGAGGCCATCGCCGACGCCCCCCCGGCGCAGCGCGCGCAGCTGTTGCTGCTGTCGCTGCTGCCGTGGATGGGACTGAGCTTCCTGGTACTGGCCGCCGCGCTCGCCTGGCAGGGCGCGCGCTGGAGCGAGCAGGCGCGGACGCTCGAGCAACGGCTCGCCGAACAGCGCATCGTCGTCACCGATCTCGACGAAGTCGAGGCACGACTGCAACGCACCCACCAAGGTTCGCGCGCCACCGCCGAGCAGGCCGCCGACGTGCTCGCGCTGCTCGAGCTGCAGTCGCTGCGCGATCGCGTCCCGCCGCTGCCGCGACTGGTCCGCGATGTCCAGCGCAGCCTCCCCGAGGGGCTGGCGCTGCAGGAACTCTCGGTAGTGGTCGAGGACGGCGTGGCGATGGTCGTGCTCACCGGAAGCAGCGCGGCCTTCTACCCGACCATGGAGAAGGAGCGTCATCTGGTCGAGGCGCTCGGCCAGCGCGGCTATCGGGTCGTCGACCAGGCGATCCAAGCCGGCAACAGCGGTGAGAACACCTTCAGCCTCGCCGCGATCTGGCGCGGCGCGCGCGGGGAGGACAGCGACGACACGCCGGCAGCGCCGGGAGCCCGACCATGAACAAGATCACCACCCGCGTCTTCACCGGACTGATCGGCGCCGCACTGGTGGTGGCGATCGTGCCGCACCTCGACCAGTCGCGCCAGGCGTTCATCCAGCGCGGCTCGGCGCAACAGCTCGCGCGCATGGAGCATGAAATCGCCGCACACCTGCGGCTGCTCGAGCAACTCGAGGAACGGCTCGCCACAACCGGCCTGACCCCGCCCCCGGCCATGACCACGGATACCCTGCTGGCGCGCTCGGAACCGCAAGCGGCACCCCCTGCGCCACGGCGCGACGACAGTGGCACCGTCACTGCCGCGAGCGCCAGCGCACGCTCCAGGCTACTGGCGAGCGACACCAGCGCACGCGCCGCCAGCCGCGCCATGACGCCGCCACGGCCCGAGGATATCGAGCCCTGGTGGCTGGACTACGAGGTCGGCATGATCTACGCCGCGCGACACAACAGTCGCGCACTGGTCAACGGCCACCTGCTCGCCCCGGGCGAGGCGGTCGACGCGCGGGTGCAGCTGGTCGCCATCGAGTCGACGGCGGTGTGGCTCGATCGCGACGGCCAGCGCCGGCGCGTCGAGCTGCGCCTGGCCGAGGAGATGCTGACCCGCCCGGTGATCGCGCCGGACGCGGAGGTGCGATGAACGGCAAGCCGTGGCGCATCGCCGAGGAGCGCGCATGAACAACACCTATCAGTGGTCCCGGCTGGCGCTGGCGATCGTGCTCGGCGTGGTCACCGGCCTCGCGCTGTGGTGGATCTTCACCCCGCCGCGCGACCTCGAGGCGCTCGAGGCGCTCCATCGCGCGCCACCACCGGCGATCGCGGTGGTGCCGCCGCGCCCGCCCGAGACGGTGGTGACGCGGATCCCCGAACCGCCACCGCCGCCACCCCTGCCCGAGGACGCGCCGCCGCAGCTCGAAGCGCTGATGGCACGCTATCGCGCGCTCAGCGACGCCGGGCGCCGGGCACAGCAACCCCAGCCACAGACGGCCGACCTCGCACCCACCCCTGCGACCGAGCAGCCTGTTGCGCCGACGAGCACGCCACCCGCCGTCGAGCCTCCCGCACCGCCGGACGATGACACCGAGACACGGGTGGCGCGGCTGCGCGACGAACTCATCGCCTACAGCCAGCGCGGGCGCTCGGGCGAGCCACCGGCGCTCGGCGAGCTTGCCGGGATGATCGAGGCGCTCGACGACAGCCTGCGCGAGCGGGGACGCGACA
Coding sequences within:
- the ruvA gene encoding Holliday junction branch migration protein RuvA, which translates into the protein MIGRLRGQLVHKQPPRLMLDVGGVGYELEAPMSTFYELPTVGETVTLITHLAVREDAQVLYGFVRESDRALFRNLLKVSGVGARMALAILSGMDAARFAQCVEYEDVAALTKLPGIGKKTAQRLVVEMRDRLEATLTPALAGAAGESAPGTDQALADAVSALVALGFRPADATRMARAADDGAKTSEEIIRVALRSVNPA
- the ruvC gene encoding crossover junction endodeoxyribonuclease RuvC codes for the protein MARAPRSAPPRLAHRILGIDPGSRFTGYGIIDTDGHHSRRVASGCIRVDKAPWPDRLRLIFDEIEQLVLDHRPHELAVEQLIFARDPSAALKLGQARGAALCAALRGELSVHEYSPKSVKLAVVGTGGAQKSQVQHMVQILLSMDTPPGEDEADALAIALCHAHSMGIPGRKRMAASWRDWRP
- a CDS encoding YebC/PmpR family DNA-binding transcriptional regulator — its product is MAGHSKWANIKHRKAAQDKRRGKIWTKLIREVTVAARAGGGDPAANPRLRLAMDKAFGANMPRDTVERAIKRGAGGTEGDNYEEIRYEGYGPGGVAVMVDCMSDNRNRTASEVRHAFTKHGGNLGTDGSVAYLFTKQGIISFQPGSDEDAVMEAAIEAGADDVVTNDDASLDVITAPEAFSEVKDALIAAGFDTEVAEVTFNASTSAELDRDTAEKLLKMIDTLEDLDDVQEVYHNAEISDEIMAALDA
- a CDS encoding type II secretion system protein produces the protein MSGSRSSMRGFTLVEMSLVLVVIGLILGAVSIGRDMQRSAEYVKIKQKFVDQWVSAYNNHYSRTGVVVGDDQTAPRYMVNGTNYNSGATSGSTISGGDMSGVTAPGAICEGARPTTQAAAGAGQAADSNVSLHQQMLRHGIQLPPGRAEGFEDRYVYLDTNGNPQEIQICFQWNPPGAASGEPSGNVMVITGLTPDLARALDQMIDGKADAREGVFRQENIGARTGSSRVPQSEWQGNNTFEIAAANPDEASEGDREDEDQVMTLVAHYKMNQ
- a CDS encoding prepilin-type N-terminal cleavage/methylation domain-containing protein, whose product is MQQRTPAARRAQGGFTLVELTVVLVVIGMILGGIAISKDIVREAQSKRIFQFVTGWKRAYDIHFQRTGVVIGDSQIAPTYMVSGADARLNNRYGQVAGIPANYSRTGQRLCHGQGYPANSVGLGDPAALSEQNLHHLMERVGIAMPAGRAEGQEDRYLYTDSNGNPVEVQICFQWNPDGTASGSGNVMVLRGLTPDLARSLDQMIDGAPDAREGRFREQTTLSNHTQTNVREPGYEWGGNNTFRRDSGLAATAEDIGENRDEDAVMLLTAHWRMDQ